The following are encoded together in the Prionailurus viverrinus isolate Anna chromosome B3, UM_Priviv_1.0, whole genome shotgun sequence genome:
- the NGDN gene encoding neuroguidin, whose translation MAAPGNLAVLESDLQSAVTLLKNLQDQVMAVTAQVQALTKKVQARAYPTEKGLSLLEVKDQLLLMYLMDLTHLILDKASGGSLQGHAAVLRLVEIRTVLEKLRPLDQKLKYQIDKLVKTAVTGSLSENDPLRFKPHPSNMMSKLSSEDEEEDEAEGQSEASGKKSVKGTVKKYVPPRLVPVHYDETEAERERKRLERARKRALSSSVIRELKEQYSDAPEEIRDARHPHVTRQSQEDQHRINYEESMMVRLSVSKREKGRRKRASVMNSQLHSLTHFSDISALTGGTPHLDEDQNPIKKRKKIPKKSRKKTGFRRRR comes from the exons ATGGCGGCGCCTGGGAATCTT GCGGTGCTGGAGTCAGACCTGCAAAGTGCCGTGACACTTTTGAAAAACCTTCAGGATCAG GTGATGGCTGTAACTGCACAAGTACAAGCTCTGACAAAAAAAGTTCAAGCTAGAGCCTATCCTACAGAGAAG GGTCTCAGCCTCTTGGAAGTGAAGGACCAGCTACTGCTCATGTACCTTATGGATTTAACCCATCTCATCCTGGACAAAGCCTCAGGAGGGTCTCTTCAGGGACACGCTGCAGTTCTGAGACTGGTAGAGATCCGCACG GTTTTGGAAAAGCTTCGTCCTTTGGACCAAAAACTGAAGTATCAGATTGACAAGCTAGTCAAGACTGCAGTGACAGGCAGCCTCA gtgagAATGACCCTCTCCGTTTTAAGCCTCATCCCAGCAATATGATGAGCAAG TTGAGCTCTGAGGACGAGGAGGAAGATGAAGCAGAAGGCCAGTCTGAAGCTTCAGGAAAGAAATCTGTAAAAGGAACAGTTAAGAAATACGTTCCACCACGCTTGGTTCCAGTACATTATG ATGAAACAGAAGCTGAGAGGGAAAGGAAACGCCTAGAACGGGCCAGAAAACGGGCATTGAGCAGCTCTGTCATTCGTGAACTTAAGGAGCAGTACTCAGATGCTCCAGAGGAAATCCGTGATGCTCGGCATCCTCATGTCACCCGCCAGAGTCAGGAGGATCAACACAG GATTAACTATGAGGAGAGCATGATGGTGCGTTTAAGTGTCAGTAAGCGCGAGAAAGGACGACGAAAACGAGCAAGTGTCATGAATTCACAACTTCATTCCCTCACACACTTTAGTGACATCAGTGCTTTGACAGGAGGAACACCCCATCTTGATGAG GACCAGAATCCTATTAAGAAGCGTAAGAAGATACCTAAGAAAAGTCGAAAGAAAACAG GTTTTCGGAGGCGGCGGTGA